The Gadus chalcogrammus isolate NIFS_2021 chromosome 14, NIFS_Gcha_1.0, whole genome shotgun sequence sequence ggtggtgttgggggtggtggtggtggtggaggtggtggaggtgtttgtggtggtggtggtggtggtggtggtggtggtggtggtgatggtggtggtggtggtggtgttagtggtggtggtggtggtggtggtggtggtggtggtgttagtggtgttggtgttgggggtggtggtggtggtggtgatggtggtggtggtgatggtggtggtggtggtgttagtggtgttggtagtggtgttagtggtggtggtgttgggggtggtggtggtggtggtggtgatgggggtggtggtggtgatggaggtggtggtggtgttagtggtggtggtggtggtggtggtggtggtgatggtggtggtggtggtggtggtggtggtgttagtggtggtggtggtggtggtggtggtggtgatggaggtggtggtggtgttagtggtggtggtgatggtggtggtggtggtggtggtggtgtttgtggtgttggtgttgggggtggtggtggtggtggtgatggtggtggtggtgatggtggtggtggtggtgttagtggtggtggtggtggtgttagtggtggtggtggtgttagtggtgttggtagtggtgttagtggtggtggtgttgggggtggtggtggtggtggtgatgggggtggtggtggtgatggaggtggtggtggtggtggtggtggaggtggtggtggtggtgatggaggtggtggtggtggtgatggaggtggtgggggtggtggtgatggaggtggtggtggtggtgatggaggtggtgggggtggtggtgatggttgtggtggttatggtggtggtgatggtgatgggggtggtggtggtgatggaggtggtggtggtggtggtggtggaggtggtggtggtggtggaggtggtggtggtggtgatggaggtggtggtggtggtgatggaggtggtgggggtggtggtgatggttgtggtgttggtgatggtggtggtggttatggtggtggtggtggttatggtggtggtggtggttatggtggtgctagtggtggtgggagggtggaTTCAAAGCTCCGTCTACGCTGGCTGCTGCTGAACGACAGTTCGTCTCCCGTACAGAAGACTGAATAAATAGCAACAGCTCAACAGTCCAAAACAAGTAGAGCAGCACGATGAACTGCCCCCTGCAtcacagggagggagggtctacacacacacacacacacacacacacacacacacacacacacacacacacacacacacacacacacacacacacacacaccacccaatGCTGAAAGACTGAATCCAGCCAACGCTAGTTCCAGAGTTGTGGTTCTCGCTCGTCGCTGCTAACACGGCGCTATCTTCCGAGCAGCAGGCTAACCTGTCAGCTTCACTTAGCGCCCGCTGCTACCTAGAGCTACGCTAATGGCGGCGTGTGCTTCGTCTCTCCGTCACGCACAGTGTGGCACAACAAAGCTCCGAGCTGACGGTTGAAGCGTAAACACCATCCCCTTCAACTTAGAGCATCCAATTATCTGTAATTGGCCCCTTTTGCTATCAATACACATTTTAATTCTACTTTATTTCCTATTCATCTACCGTATGAGCTCACTGTGGTTTTGGAGGGCTTGGAGGCCGAGTTCTGGCAGCTATCACTGCAGGTACAGGTTGTTTACCACATAACACTGCTTTAACAGGAGCCAACACACCCTGTGCTGCTGATCCTCTAATATAACCCCGGGAAATCCATCTCCATCCTCTCAACGATCTGTCCGATCGCTGCCAAGCACACGACCTCTGCCTGTTATTGCCTCCGTCCTCCGGTCTcgctgtctcctcagacctGGGACTCCCTTCGGGCTTAGGGTGCCGCCGTTTGACCTCTGCGGTGGTTAACGTCGGCCTCCCAGTTGTTTAGGGTGATGGAGAATTCCTTATATTACGGTATGGTAGCGGAGTAAAGTTTATCGATATACTAAGATGAATGCTGTGAGTGCTTGATGTGTTCGGCCACTTGACACGCATTATGTGTCAAGTTTGGTTAGGATTGATGAGGCATATTTTCAAAATTAAATACATAGCATTAACAACATAGTGTTGATTGATTGATCGAGATCTGTGATAAGGATTTAACAGAGGATCACTCCTATGTTGGTGTCTCCACGCCCCTCCTGTCCCCATGGTAACAGGAGAAGCGTCTCTTCTGCTGAGGCAGGGTCACACCGCGGATGCGGCTTTCATCTCCGTTTCATTCTGGAAGCTTCAGGAATAAAGCCGACCTGACGGTTTGCATGTGGTTTGAGAAGCCAAACTATCCCAGCTCAAAGAAGACCTCAGGACCTGCCCTCTGCTCTGAGCCGCGGCGTCGCCTCAGACAGAAGCCCAGCTCATCTGAAAGcagagcacacagacacatttccACTTCAGTGGAATCCCTCTGAAAGACGTGTCACGAGGGAATCACAAATACAGCGCGGTAAACCGCAAAGACAACTGACGCAGACATCCTCCTCTCCGGAGCTCAGAGAGGATCCTGCTCCCCGGATACTGTGATACGCTATCGACTGCAGACCCGACTGTTTTTGGTCATTTATTTCCTTTGAAATATCATTGGCATCAAATGATTGTTATTGGCTCAAAGTGTACTTCACAGTTTAAAATACTGCTTGCGCAATATGTCTCAATCTGTTTACTTGGACAACGTGTACACAAACGGAAGTACTACAATAAAAGATGTCCCCAAAAAGGAACCACACAGGCTGAGTTGAAAGCAGTGGCTCTCATTCTTCACTGATTATGTGACTGAGTTGTTGTCGACCACAATCCAGAGGTTTACTGACGCAACACGTAGCAACAGAGAGGCTGTTGAGATGAGTGTTGAAGGTCGTTGGTCGTCTCTCTAAGGTCTTCATTTGTACGACGAGGACACGACCAATGAACTTGTCTGCTGACGGCAGGAAGTCTTAAATAAAGGTTCTAGgattaacaaaacaaaatgaccAAATCTTTATCTGTGGAAGATATCGTTCTTCATGGTGTCCACTAACTCTGAACCCCATAGCCGCATGATGAGGAGCCGTTATGTCAGATAAGCGTGTGGACAGATCTGAGCGCTCATCATCCCAGCGGGCATTAATCTGCTTCCTGCTCCGACCACGTCCCAGTGAGCcgctccccggcccccccccaggCGGGACCACCGGCCCCCCCAGCCGGGACCACCGGCCCCCCCAGCCGGGACCACCGGCCCCCAGCCCGGCCCCCAAATTGAACCAGCGCCCCTTAATATCAGGGTGCATCAGGGCTGACTGTGGACCccgcctgctgctcctccatcGTCTGGGGAGGAGGTCTGTGGGGGTGACAGACCTCCCTCCACCGNNNNNNNNNNNNNNNNNNNNNNNNNNNNNNNNNNNNNNNNNNNNNNNNNNNNNNNNNNNNNNNNNNNNNNNNNNNNNNNNNNNNNNNNNNNNNNNNNNNNagagagagaggagagagaggagagagagagagagagagagagaggagagagagagagagagagagagagagagagagagagagagagagagagagagagagaataaaacacAATTTCGTGAGCAGCACAGCGATGTAAACATCGAGTGCTGCAGAAGGCCGGTACATGCTCTACAGAGAGGCTCATAACACGATGGCCGCTCAAGCCCTTCAGGTGGGCTTGGTCCACAAATGGGAACTCATTCCCCATCGGCTTGTTTCAGGAAGCAGGCCCACACCATGACTGGGTCACTCTCCTACTCACCACGCCCAGTGACTAGATCACTGGGTCATTCCTACTCACCAGCGCAGCACACCGTGTAGAAACAGCCTTACTCACGCTTTACAGGTGAAAATCGGAAATCCCACAGCTTCAACGTACGAAGAATCAGCTCTTCAGTTCAACAGCCCTCCAAAGATGGGAGGCCACCTCTGAATATTCTTCGATCAAATAAAGAAAAGTCTAGTTTCAGGCCAATCTACATTGTTAGCACTTAAGTGAGTATATGAAGGCCATGTCAAATGATCTCAACTGCTACTTCATTGATGAAGGGAAACCGGAGGTACATCGGCTGCGGTCAACTGTGGTCAACTGACTTTGTAGAAAAACGTTTAGGGCTCTGACTGAACGGAGAGATTTAGAGTTACCCGGAAACCTCTTGTCTACAAGTCTAATAATTAGTCCTCATAATTTATTATGTATCACAGCCCAAAAGGGACATTGTAGGGGCTTGCCTTGTCTGACATGATTTTATAAAGACCTGAAAAGATTGAAGCTATAAATCAGCAAGTTGTCGTTGGATTTTTTACTAAATTCAATTAATAAATCAACGATCAAAATTTAATTCATCATTACAATTGATCAATAAACTGATTATTGAACTAATTGTTTCTTCACTGCATTCATGCACTGTATGCGTGGCTTGTGTTTGGCTCATGTATGGGCTGGTTCCCAATGAAGATCCACCCAGACACACcctcagacaggaggaggaggaggaggaggaggaggaggaggaggaggaggaggaggagcagggaggaagaggaggagccgggaggaggaggcgctgttGGCTGAACactcctcctggaggaggagccgggaggaggaggaggaggaggagaaggaggaggaggaggagggaggaagaggaggagccgggaggaggaggcggcgctgTTGGCTGGACACtcctcctggtggaggagccgggaggaggaggcggcgctgTTGGCTGAACactcctcctggaggaggagccgggaggaggaggcggcgctgTTGGCTGGACactcctcctggaggaggagccgggaggaggaggaggcggggctgttGGCTGGAGGCGGACCTCAGCCGGAGACGCTCCAGACCAGCGTTACTCATCTCGCCCAGCCTCTATTTGTGGCTCGCATGGCAGTAAAAATTGTTGAATTAAGCCTCTTAATTCtcctctcaaagtgcaccaGATTAATGCATTTTACACTGAATagtaaaaacaaatgtgttgaAGGGGGGTATTCTATGAACACACTCGTTTTGATTGATAatatttaattcattaattatttaagaataatttaataaaaagtaataacttattcttcaatagcttccatgttATGTGACCCAGTGTCTCCACATTATTCCATAAAATAGTACACAGTCACACAAGTCTTAATGTtcctctcaaagtgcaccaGATTGATGCATTCTAGGTTAACAGGTACCAACTCTTCTCCCGGGGGAGCACGCCCCCGGACCCCCTAAGGACTGgttctgggggaaacactgcttaAGGGATGACGTATCAATAAGCAGCAGGCATACGACTGGATTTATAGGTTTTGATGCTTTGCGGTCAAATGGCTCTCCTGTTGACTCTGCCCTGTCAGTGCGGCTCTCCTGAAATAAATAGTGAGTAGCACTGCTCCAGACAGAAGGATTCAGCGCGCGGAGTTCCTGCTGAAGGGACGTTTGTGCTCTGGTTGGCTCCGTGCTGCTGTGATGTCTAACATCAAGATAACACCGGCCAGCACTGTTCACTGGCCCGATGTGCACTTAAGTTGGACCACGGGGTGTTGAGCATTTTAGGCAAAGATCCTACAGTTAACCATTTATTTGAAGTATATTAATAAATGGGTttagaaacacaaacagacacgcgtATGTATGGACAGCATgtatatagatgtgtgtgtgcgtgcgtgtgtgtatagagGGCCTCCCTCACCACTCGCAGCAGCCTCCGCTGCTCCTTGAAGGTGGCGCAGCATCCAAGCACGCCCGTCACCATGACGATGGCGCCGGCCAGCACCAGGACGTAGGCGGAGGCGGCGTAGGTCTTGGAGGGCAGCAGGCTGATGTACTCGCTCTTCTCCACCAGCGTCCAGACGCCCACgcccatcaccacgccccccgCCAGCTGGGGGACAGAGAGCTCCGTCACTCACCGGGGTCAGCAGGACCACCGCTTTACAGACTGCTTTACAGACTGCTTTACAGACTGCTTTACAGACTGCTTTACAGACAGGGTTCAGCAGGACCACCGCTTTACAGACTGCTTGACAGACTGCTCTACAGACAGGGTTCAGCAGGACCACCGCTTTACACTGCTTTACAGACTGCTTTACAGACTGCTTTACAGACTGCTTTACAGACAGGGTTCAGCAGGACTACCGC is a genomic window containing:
- the LOC130403770 gene encoding CD151 antigen-like isoform X1 yields the protein MGANEEKGGTCGTIFLKYLLFTFNFLFWLAGGVVMGVGVWTLVEKSEYISLLPSKTYAASAYVLVLAGAIVMVTGVLGCCATFKEQRRLLRVVREALYTHTHAHTHLYTCCPYIRVSVCVSKPIY
- the LOC130403770 gene encoding CD151 antigen-like isoform X2, yielding MGANEEKGGTCGTIFLKYLLFTFNFLFWLAGGVVMGVGVWTLVEKSEYISLLPSKTYAASAYVLVLAGAIVMVTGVLGCCATFKEQRRLLRVNIQRWPPIFGGLLN